The following DNA comes from Sphingopyxis sp. BSN-002.
GCCGCTCGAGCAGGTGGAGCCGCTCGACGCCGACCTCGCCGCCTATCGCGCGCGATGGCGGCGCGAGAGCGAACGGATGGAAACCGCCGCGTGAAACCCGCATCGATCGGCGATTACCGCGAAGCGGCGCGGCAGCGCCTGCCGCATTTCCTGTTCGAATATTTCGACGGCGGCTCCTATGCCGAACGTACGCTGAACGCCAATATCGAGGATCTACAGGATATCGCGCTACGCCAGCGCGTACTGAACGACGTGTCGGCGATCGACCTGACGACGACGCTGTTCGGACAAGAACTGGCGATGCCGGTTGCGCTCGGCCCGATCGGGCTGGCGGGAATGGCCGCGCGCCGCGGCGAAGTGCAGGCGGCGCGCGCGGCGGCCGCGAAGGGCGTGCCCTTCACGCTGTCGACGGTATCCGCCTGTTCGCTTTCAGAAGTTGCGCGCGGTTCGCCCGCTCCCTTCTGGTTCCAGCTCTACATGGTACGGGATCGCGGCTTCCTGCGCGCGCTTCTCGAAGACGCGAACGCCATCGGTTGCCCCGTTCTTGTCTTTACCGTCGACATGCCGCTTCCCGGCGCGCGGTATCGCGACCTTCGCTCGGGCCTTTCGGGCGCCCCCGGCTTGCGTGGACAAGCCCGCCGCGTCGGACAGGCTATGCGGCGACCCGGCTGGGCATGGGACGTCGGCCTTCGCGGCCGGCCGCATCAGCTCGGCAATGTAGCCCCACTGCTCGGCCCGAAGTCGGGGCTGGAAGACTTCCTCGGCTGGATGAAGGATAATTTCGACGCGAGCGTGACCTGGGCCGATCTCGATTTCGTGCGGGCCCACTGGAACGGGCCGATCGTTATCAAGGGCATCCTCGACGCCGAGGATGCGCGCCGTGCCGCCGAGGCGGGAGTCGACGGGATCATCGTATCGAACCATGGCGGGCGCCAGCTCGACGGTGTGCCGTCGGTGGTGCGGGCGCTGCCGGCGATCGCCGATGCGGTCGGCGACCGGCTGACCGTGCTGGCCGATGGCGGAGTGCGCTCGGGGCTCGACGTTGTGCGGATGCTTGCGCTCGGCGCGAAGGGCGTCCTGCTCGGCCGCGCGTGGGCCTTTGCGCTTGCGGCGGCAGGCGAAGCCGGCGTGCGGCATGTGCTCGACCTGATCGAGGCTGAAATGCGCGTCGCGATGGCGCTGACAGGTATGACGACTGTGGACCGGATCAAGGCGACTTCACTGGCCGCCTGACCGGAACGAGGGAGAAAAGGGATGGATGCGAACCCGCTGCTCGGCGTGTTCTTTCACTGGCTGGGCGGGCTGTCGTCGGCGAGTTTCTATGTGCCGTACAAACGCATCCGCGCATGGTCGTGGGAGATTTTCTGGATCACAGGCGGCATCTTCTCGTGGGCGATCGCGCCATGGCTGTTCGCCTCGATCCAGACGCACGACCTGATCGGCGTCCTCGGCCGCACGCCCGGCGACATCTGGTTCTGGTGCTGGTTCTGGGGCGCGATGTGGGGGCTTGGCGGGCTGACGTTCGGGCTCACCATGCGCTACCTCGGCCTCTCGCTCGGCATGGCGGTCGCACTCGGGCTGACGACGGTGATCGGCACGATGGGCCCCCCGATATTTCGCGGCACGCTCGGCGAATTGTTCGCGACGACGAGCGGACAGACGGTGTTTCTGGGCATCGCGATCACGCTGGCAGGCATCGTCATCGTCGCGCAGGCCGGGCGGCGCAAGGAGCGCGAGATGAACGACCGGGCCGCGCCCGAAAGTTCGGAGTTCGATCTCCGCAAGGGGCTCGCGATCGCGGTCTTCTCCGGCATCATGTCGGGCTGCTTCGCCTGGGGCCTCGACGCCGGCGCGCCGATCCGGGAGCTGACGCTGGCGGCGGGGACGGATCCGCTGTGGCAGGGCCTTCCCGTATTGTGCGTCGTGCTGCTCGGCGGGCTGACCACCAACCTCATCTGGTGCGGTCTGTTGATCGCGCGCAACCGCAGCGTGCGGCAGTTTGCCGGCGCAGCCGCACCGGGCGCAACTGGAAAGCCGCCGCTGGCGCTCAACTACGGGCTCGCCGCGCTCGGCGGGACGCTGTGGTATTTCCAGTTCTTTTTCTACACGATGGGCGAAAGTCAGATGGGCCGTTTCGGCTTTTCGAGCTGGACCCTGCACATGGCGAGCATCATCCTCTTTTCGACGCTCTGGGGCTTTGCGCTCCGCGAATGGGCACCTGCCGGCCGGCGCACGCGCGCGCTCGTCTGGTTCGGGATCGCGGTGCTGATGGCATCGACGGTGGTGATCGGCCTCGGCAACAGCCTGGCCTGAGCCGCTAGCCGGTCCGGGACACGTCGATGTCGGGCGGTGGCAGCCGGCGCCATCGCTCCGACACCTCGACCGGTTCGCCCAGACCGGCCCCGACGAAAAACAATGCGCTGCCCCCGCTGCTACAGAGAAAGGCGATCGCTGCGAGCAGCATCATGGGAAACGACGCATCGCGCGCCGATATGCCCGTCGCGACCTGATGGAGCCGCTCCCCGATCGCCCAGCCGATCGCAAGCAGGGCGACCCCGACCATGCGCAGGCCGAAGTCGGGGACTGGATTCGCGTACCATCTCTTCATCTGGACCTCCGGAGGAGGTCATTCACCTACGCATCGTGCCGTAGGAATTCGAGAGCGGGAAAGGGCATCCGGCGTTGAGATTGCATAGGATCGGCGCAATTTCGGTGACGCCGCCGCCGGCCTCACCGCACGACCGGGCGCCCTTCTGTCGGAGTTTCATGCTCGACCTTCAACCGGTAGCCGATGCCAAGTTCGTTACAGATGATCTGCGGCCGCTGTGGATCCGATTCGAGCTTCTGACGCAACGTCCGGACGAGCACGCGCAGATATTCGACATGATGCTCATGCTCGTGCGGCCAGACCTCGTTCATGATCTGGTTGTGCGTGATGACGCGGCCGGGAAACCGGGCGAGCTGGGCGATCACGGCATATTCCTTGGGCGTCAGATGAACCTCCTTGCCGCCCTTGGTCACGGTATGCGCGACAAGATCGAGCGTCACGTCGCCAACGGTCAGGCCAAGGTTTCCGCCGTCGCGCGTCAGGCGATTGCGCAAGGCAACGCGGACGCGCGCGAGCAGTTCGTCGGTGTCGAACGGTTTGGTCAGATAATCGTCCGCGCCGAGATCGAGCGCGGCCACCTTCTCGTCGGTTGCATCGCGCGCCGAAACGACGATCAGGGTTGTGTCCGACTGCTGCTTGAATAGGGGCACGAGCTCTAGCCCGTCGCGATCGGGCAGCCCGAGGTCGAGCAAGGTGATGTCGGGACGCTCGGCGCGCAGCCGCTCGGCCGCTTCGCGCGCATTTTCGGCCTCGACGATCGCATAGTCGGCGCGTTCGAGCGCGGCGCGGATCAGGCGGCGGATGTGGAGTTCGTCATCGACGACCAATATCTTGTGGCGCACTTTCATGGGATATCCCTGCCGGCCGGCGCCGTGATGAGCAATGGTTCGGGAATGCGGATGGTGAAGCGGGCGCCGTGGGGATCGCTGTTGTTGCCCGCCTCGACCGACAGCCCCATCGCCTCGGCGAAGCCCTTGACGATCGCGAGGCCGAGCCCGGTTCCATGCTTGGCACGGTCACTGCCTTCAAGGCGCGTGAAAGTCTCGAACACGCGTTTTTCGTTGCCGGGCGCAATGCCGGGCCCCTGGTCGATCACCGACAGCAGGATCGCGTCGGCGGTACGATTGGCGCGGATCGTGATAGGCGTGCCGGGATCGGCGTAGCGACCCGCATTGTCCAGCAGGTTGATCAGACAATGGTGGAGCAACACCGGATCGACCCGGACGAGCGGGATGGTCGAGGCGATGTCGATCCTGACCTCATGCCCCGCGAGCGAAGCGCGCGTGTCGTGCGCGGCACTCGCCGCGGCATCGAACAATTCGGTCGCCTCCACCTTCATCGGCAGCGCACCCGCCTCGACACGCACCATGTCGAGCAGATTCGAGACGAAACGATTGAGGCGCAGCGCTTCGGTCTCGATCGTCTCGGCCATTTCGGACGAAGGGTGGCGACGCATCTCCTGCGCCGCCGAGAGGATCGTGGTGAGCGGCGTGCGCAAGTCATGGCTGACCGACGACAGCAGGGCCGTGCGTAGCCGGTCGCGCTCGTCGACCTGCCGCGCGCGGAGCGAGGTTTCTTCCAGTTCCATGCGGTCGAGCGCGATCGACGCCTGGTCGAGCAGGCTCATCAGCAGCGGCACCTGATCCGACCGCACCGGTTCGTGCGCATCGTCGCGGGTCAACCCCAGCACGCCGAGCACCCCGCGCGTCGTGCGGAGCGGGTGGAACAGCCAATCCGAAGCGGTCAGCGTCGCCGAGCCGCGTCCGGCAGGCTGTTCATTGTCCATCGCCCATTGCGCGGCGGCACGCTCGATCTGCTCGAGCCGGTCCTCGGGCGGCACCGCCGCGCGGAGCATAGGACCGTCGGCCGAGGGCAGCAGCAGCACAGTCCGAACATCGAGCAGCCGGCCGACCTCGGCGCAGATCGCCTGCATCAGCGTGTCCTGATCGGGCGCGGCGGTCAGCTGGCGCGAGAAGCTGGCGAGCGCGGCATTCTGGCGCGCGCTCGATTGCGCGAGATCGGCCTGCGCGCGGACGCGCGCTGCGAACTGGCTGGTGACCACCGCGACGCCGAGCAGCACGAGAATGCTGACGACATTCTCGGGATTGTTGACGGTGAGCGTGCCCGTCGGCGGCAGGAAGAAGAAATTATAGGCAAGACTCGACGCGAGCCCCGCGAACAGCCCGGCGCGCACGCCGAAGGTCGCGGCGGCGAACATGACCGGCACGAGATACAGAAGCGAGATATTGCCAAGGTCGATCGCTTCGAGCAGCAGGCGCCCGAGTACGGTCATCGCGACGACCATCGCGAGCGACACGACATAATGCGCGGGCTTGCCCCAGCGTCCGGGCAGTGCGGCCGCACGGCGCTGGACCGCCCGCGCATCGGACTCGCCCGGCAGGACATGTACCGCGACATCGTCGATCGTTCGCACCAGTTGGTCGACAACGGAGCCGTGACGCATCTCGAACCACCAAGGCCGCGCCGACTTGCCGATCACGATCTGCGTCGCCCGGGCATCCTCGGCAAAGGCGCGCAGTCCCTCGACGACGCTTGCCGCCGGCACCGTCGCGGTCGAGGCGCCGAGGCGCGAGGCGAGCGCGA
Coding sequences within:
- the lldD gene encoding FMN-dependent L-lactate dehydrogenase LldD, producing MKPASIGDYREAARQRLPHFLFEYFDGGSYAERTLNANIEDLQDIALRQRVLNDVSAIDLTTTLFGQELAMPVALGPIGLAGMAARRGEVQAARAAAAKGVPFTLSTVSACSLSEVARGSPAPFWFQLYMVRDRGFLRALLEDANAIGCPVLVFTVDMPLPGARYRDLRSGLSGAPGLRGQARRVGQAMRRPGWAWDVGLRGRPHQLGNVAPLLGPKSGLEDFLGWMKDNFDASVTWADLDFVRAHWNGPIVIKGILDAEDARRAAEAGVDGIIVSNHGGRQLDGVPSVVRALPAIADAVGDRLTVLADGGVRSGLDVVRMLALGAKGVLLGRAWAFALAAAGEAGVRHVLDLIEAEMRVAMALTGMTTVDRIKATSLAA
- the rhaT gene encoding L-rhamnose/proton symporter RhaT produces the protein MDANPLLGVFFHWLGGLSSASFYVPYKRIRAWSWEIFWITGGIFSWAIAPWLFASIQTHDLIGVLGRTPGDIWFWCWFWGAMWGLGGLTFGLTMRYLGLSLGMAVALGLTTVIGTMGPPIFRGTLGELFATTSGQTVFLGIAITLAGIVIVAQAGRRKEREMNDRAAPESSEFDLRKGLAIAVFSGIMSGCFAWGLDAGAPIRELTLAAGTDPLWQGLPVLCVVLLGGLTTNLIWCGLLIARNRSVRQFAGAAAPGATGKPPLALNYGLAALGGTLWYFQFFFYTMGESQMGRFGFSSWTLHMASIILFSTLWGFALREWAPAGRRTRALVWFGIAVLMASTVVIGLGNSLA
- a CDS encoding response regulator transcription factor; the protein is MKVRHKILVVDDELHIRRLIRAALERADYAIVEAENAREAAERLRAERPDITLLDLGLPDRDGLELVPLFKQQSDTTLIVVSARDATDEKVAALDLGADDYLTKPFDTDELLARVRVALRNRLTRDGGNLGLTVGDVTLDLVAHTVTKGGKEVHLTPKEYAVIAQLARFPGRVITHNQIMNEVWPHEHEHHVEYLRVLVRTLRQKLESDPQRPQIICNELGIGYRLKVEHETPTEGRPVVR
- a CDS encoding sensor histidine kinase KdpD, whose product is MTGNDRPSPEAFLRQAAQEGRGRLKVFLGAAPGVGKTWEMLTDGRHRREAGVDVVVGVVETHGRRETEALVHGHEVIARRQVEHQGHSLGEMDIDAILARHPQLVLVDELAHTNAPGSRHPKRYQDVEELLDAGIDVYSTLNIQHVESLNDVVASFTRVRVRETVPDSILENAEIEVVDIPPDELIERLRDGKVYIPQEASRALTHFFSKSNLTALRELALRRAAQAVDAQMLDHVRSHALAGSFAVGERIVVAVSELPVAAGLVRAGKRLADALKAPWTAVYIETRRSQSMTDEDRRQLADTLALASRLGASTATVPAASVVEGLRAFAEDARATQIVIGKSARPWWFEMRHGSVVDQLVRTIDDVAVHVLPGESDARAVQRRAAALPGRWGKPAHYVVSLAMVVAMTVLGRLLLEAIDLGNISLLYLVPVMFAAATFGVRAGLFAGLASSLAYNFFFLPPTGTLTVNNPENVVSILVLLGVAVVTSQFAARVRAQADLAQSSARQNAALASFSRQLTAAPDQDTLMQAICAEVGRLLDVRTVLLLPSADGPMLRAAVPPEDRLEQIERAAAQWAMDNEQPAGRGSATLTASDWLFHPLRTTRGVLGVLGLTRDDAHEPVRSDQVPLLMSLLDQASIALDRMELEETSLRARQVDERDRLRTALLSSVSHDLRTPLTTILSAAQEMRRHPSSEMAETIETEALRLNRFVSNLLDMVRVEAGALPMKVEATELFDAAASAAHDTRASLAGHEVRIDIASTIPLVRVDPVLLHHCLINLLDNAGRYADPGTPITIRANRTADAILLSVIDQGPGIAPGNEKRVFETFTRLEGSDRAKHGTGLGLAIVKGFAEAMGLSVEAGNNSDPHGARFTIRIPEPLLITAPAGRDIP